Proteins from a single region of Chanodichthys erythropterus isolate Z2021 chromosome 13, ASM2448905v1, whole genome shotgun sequence:
- the ankrd13a gene encoding ankyrin repeat domain-containing protein 13A, whose product MLSATAASDEDFSLRFPLHVLVWENDYRKLERELQTSNVEEVDPRGRTPLHLAVSLGHLESVRVLLRHGADVSKENDKHWTVLQEAVSTGDPEMVQLVLQRRDYIKASTALGGVPELLCKIRESPDFYMEMKWEFTSWIPLVSRVCPSDVCRIWKSGACLRVDTTLLGFENMTWIRGRRSYIFREENNCTELMEVNHEDEVVDTERFDLSREMEDVTLDSMQPAEQEVAKRLTTPIVNTYLDTKDIAFERSKSGIWGWRSDRTEVVNGFEAKVFSVNNVNVVIRTRTEHLTDEEKARIKSERNVLESLLGTVEQQIGAQGDMTMEFATATNPTAITPEEYFNPNFDLQGRDIGRPIELTIRTQKFKGTLWMSEEHPLSLVEQVTPIIDLMARTSTHFARLKDFINLRFPPGFPVKIEIPLFHVLNARITFGNVNKCSTDEPLDPNQSASTPTPTEEKCDNQASGPAQFQVCPSVFMAPAHYHHRGGYRHSNTRHYNPVHHDEELLQYAIHQSLLESSALNSQDTLSDFDGQVTQSMTNRLSDGSESEGVLVDLSDTTPSSSGSTSSPDTDLRLAMELSARAQEEEERRRKEEEEELERILQLSLLEK is encoded by the exons ATGTTATCCGCCACCGCTGCCAGCGACGAGGATTTCAGCCTCAGGTTTCCACTGCATGTCCTGGTGTGGGAGAATGATTACAGGAAGCTGGAAAGAGAGCTACAGACG AGTAACGTCGAAGAGGTGGATCCCAGGGGCCGGACCCCTCTGCATCTGGCCGTCTCACTTGGACACTTGGAGTCGGTGAGGGTGCTGCTCAGACACGGCGCGGACGTTTCCAAAGAAAATGACAAACATTGGACAG TGCTGCAGGAAGCGGTCAGCACGGGAGATCCAGAGATGGTGCAGCTGGTGCTCCAGCGGCGAGATTACATCAAAGCCTCCACTGCGCTGGGTGGCGTCCCAGAGCTACTGTGCAAGATCCGAGAG TCTCCAGATTTCTACATGGAGATGAAGTGGGAGTTTACTAGCTGGA TTCCACTCGTATCCCGCGTGTGTCCCAGCGACGTGTGCAGAATCTGGAAGAGTGGGGCCTGTCTGAGAGTGGACACCACCCTTCTGGGCTTTGAAAACATGACCTGGATCAGAGGAAGAAGAAGCTATATCTTCAGAGAAGAGA ACAACTGCACTGAGCTGATGGAAGTTAATCACGAGGACGAGGTGGTGGACACTGAGCGCTTTGATCTCTCCCGCGAGATGGAGGATGTCACTCTGGACTCCATGCAGCCCGCTGAACAGGAAGTTGCCAAGAGGCTGACAACACCCATTGTCAACACATATCTGGACACAAAGGACATTGCGTTTGAGAG GTCTAAATCCGGTATCTGGGGTTGGAGGTCAGACAGAACAGAAGTAGTAAATGGATTTGAAGCCAAG GTTTTTTCAGTGAACAATGTGAACGTTGTGATTCGCACCAGGACGGAGCACCTCACAGACGAGGAGAAGGCCAGGATAAAAA GTGAAAGGAATGTTCTGGAATCTTTGCTCGGCACAGTAGAACAACAGATCGGTGCTCAAGGG GACATGACTATGGAGTTTGCCACTGCCACAAACCCCACAGCTATTACTCCAGAGGAGTACTTTAACCCCAACTTCGACCTGCAGGGTAGAGATATCGGTCGACCCATTGAGCTCACCATCAGAACACAGAA GTTTAAAGGCACCCTGTGGATGAGCGAGGAGCATCCTCTGTCTCTGGTGGAGCAGGTCACTCCCATCATTGATCTGATGGCTCGCACCAGCACTCATTTTGCCCGACTCAAGGACTTCATCAACCTCAGGTTTCCCCCTGGCTTTCCTGTGAAGATTG AAATCCCGTTGTTCCATGTCTTGAATGCCCGCATCACATTTGGAAACGTCAACAAGTGCAGTACAGATGAGCCTCTGGACCCCAACCAATCAGCTTCTACACCCACACCTACAGAAGAGAAGTGTGACAACCAGGCTTCAG GACCTGCTCAATTCCAAGTGTGTCCGTCTGTGTTCATGGCACCCGCACACTATCACCACCGAGGAGGCTACCGCCACTCCAACACACGCCATTACAACCCAGTGCATCATGATGAAGAGCTGCTCCAGTATGCCATTCACCAGAGCCTGCTTGAGTCCAGTGCACTTAATTCACAG GACACTTTGAGTGATTTTGATGGGCAGGTGACACAGTCCATGACGAACCGGTTGAGTGATGG GTCTGAGTCTGAGGGAGTTTTAGTAGACCTCAGTGACACCACACCCTCAAGCTCTGGTTCCACCTCCAGCCCCGACACTGACCTGCGATTGGCTATGGAGCTCTCGGCCCGGGcacaggaggaggaagaaaggagaagaaaagaagaagaggaggaattAGAGAGGATTTTACAACTCTCCTTACTGGAAAAGTGA